A single Dreissena polymorpha isolate Duluth1 chromosome 14, UMN_Dpol_1.0, whole genome shotgun sequence DNA region contains:
- the LOC127858338 gene encoding uncharacterized protein LOC127858338 isoform X2, with amino-acid sequence MAGYKDIANDRSTSQGPLLRYINATVVNSSSVNYGPTTESVLPVASNDKAQDVVAFGAIALIIVMPKNLRPMTIQPQRSSNCSS; translated from the exons ATGGCAG GTTACAAGGACATTGCAAATGACAGGTCAACTTCTCAGGGACCTTTGCTCCGCTATATTAATGCAACGGTTGTTAACAGCAGCAGTG TTAATTATGGCCCCACAACTGAGAGTGTCCTACCAGTAGCGTCGAATGACAAGGCCCAAGATGTTGTCGCCTTTGGAGCTATTGCCTTGATAAT AGTCATGCCGAAAAATTTAAGACCGATGACAATCCAACCTCAGAGATCGAGCAACTGTAGCTCGTAG
- the LOC127858338 gene encoding uncharacterized protein LOC127858338 isoform X1, with product MAGYKDIANDRSTSQGPLLRYINATVVNSSSVNYGPTTESVLPVASNDKAQDVVAFGAIALIMYIVIFVALHYLFKRFCKGQKVIGSQRQINAGLLQSHAEKFKTDDNPTSEIEQL from the exons ATGGCAG GTTACAAGGACATTGCAAATGACAGGTCAACTTCTCAGGGACCTTTGCTCCGCTATATTAATGCAACGGTTGTTAACAGCAGCAGTG TTAATTATGGCCCCACAACTGAGAGTGTCCTACCAGTAGCGTCGAATGACAAGGCCCAAGATGTTGTCGCCTTTGGAGCTATTGCCTTGATAATGTACATCGTCATCTTTGTTGCTCTACATTACCTTTTTAAGAGGTTTTGCAAAGGCCAGAAAGTGATTGGATCCCAACGACAAATAAACGCAGGATTACTTCAG AGTCATGCCGAAAAATTTAAGACCGATGACAATCCAACCTCAGAGATCGAGCAACTGTAG